From Pseudothermotoga thermarum DSM 5069, a single genomic window includes:
- a CDS encoding phosphodiester glycosidase family protein has product MKPSLVLVSIFFLCFSTIFCSQAIVIMKGLGVSTNSVDGYLDVKPLEKLGLSVVISERSNRAYVIYGRKIIVAEGDGRLSVDFLESYENAALVKKDTVLIQAQILSRILGLSTYLTPNGNTVLADSLPVIKSVHFGENSLQFVFDGIVLEQMFKISTFPGKVQIEVAPCRVQVTSIEKVKLKVDEVKAIFEIEVEDDVDLSVSTVFEPSAVVVKLRYPGFAKERIAPGILWEQVVETIAGKQMLVNYLWIDPKRVDLRPTISVGGIGTTESIDRMVSRVKAVAGINANYFDVSTRMPIGLIIVDGKVLSLPYGNRPVFIQTQSGEVYISRMFYEVNIKIGQLLFLVKGINTVAIGDVLIFTEEFGLPIPRRDETIYFTVQNGRISSIGWVEKAPAKGYVLAISAKYANYLQAVQIGDRVEVIVNTDFPYPIKHAVEGGPLLIYNGSPLPDRNAEKNRYGGGIATSNANRTLVATLPDGRVVFVVINDQDGSGGVNYDELVEFCLQKGFYSAMNLDGGSSSVMVVKNQIVSRMFSGWVRNIPVSLLAIPKE; this is encoded by the coding sequence ATGAAACCTAGCCTGGTTCTAGTGTCGATCTTTTTCCTTTGTTTTTCCACCATTTTTTGTTCCCAAGCAATTGTTATAATGAAAGGGCTTGGTGTTTCCACCAATTCTGTGGATGGGTATTTGGATGTAAAACCGCTTGAAAAGCTGGGATTATCGGTCGTAATATCGGAAAGGTCTAACAGAGCTTATGTAATATACGGAAGAAAAATAATAGTTGCAGAAGGCGATGGGAGATTGTCGGTAGACTTTTTGGAAAGCTATGAGAACGCTGCTTTGGTGAAAAAAGATACCGTTTTGATTCAAGCTCAAATTTTGAGTAGAATACTTGGTTTGTCAACGTATTTAACGCCAAACGGTAATACAGTTCTCGCTGACAGTTTGCCGGTGATCAAATCAGTTCATTTTGGCGAAAATAGTCTTCAGTTTGTTTTTGATGGGATTGTACTTGAGCAAATGTTCAAGATATCAACTTTTCCAGGAAAGGTTCAGATTGAAGTAGCTCCCTGCAGGGTACAAGTTACTTCTATCGAAAAGGTTAAGCTAAAAGTCGACGAGGTTAAAGCCATTTTTGAAATAGAAGTTGAAGACGATGTTGACTTGTCGGTTTCCACCGTGTTTGAACCTTCAGCCGTTGTGGTTAAGCTTAGGTATCCAGGATTTGCCAAGGAAAGGATTGCCCCAGGTATTTTGTGGGAACAAGTTGTAGAGACAATTGCTGGAAAGCAGATGCTTGTAAATTATCTTTGGATAGATCCAAAAAGAGTTGATCTTCGTCCTACGATAAGCGTTGGCGGAATAGGAACCACCGAAAGCATCGACAGGATGGTTTCACGTGTCAAAGCGGTGGCTGGGATCAACGCCAATTATTTCGATGTTTCAACTAGAATGCCAATAGGTTTGATAATAGTCGATGGAAAGGTCTTGTCGCTTCCATACGGAAATAGACCGGTTTTTATTCAGACACAGTCTGGCGAGGTTTACATTTCAAGAATGTTCTACGAAGTGAACATCAAAATAGGTCAGCTTTTGTTTTTGGTCAAGGGCATCAACACCGTTGCCATAGGAGATGTTTTAATATTCACCGAAGAATTTGGATTGCCAATTCCACGGCGTGACGAAACGATTTATTTTACAGTTCAAAACGGTAGAATAAGCAGCATAGGATGGGTTGAAAAAGCACCAGCAAAGGGATATGTGCTTGCAATTTCTGCAAAATACGCAAATTATCTACAAGCTGTACAGATAGGCGATCGAGTTGAGGTGATTGTCAACACAGATTTTCCTTATCCAATAAAGCATGCCGTTGAAGGCGGTCCATTGTTGATCTACAACGGCTCACCGCTTCCAGATCGAAACGCTGAAAAAAATAGATACGGTGGAGGGATAGCAACATCCAATGCCAATAGAACCTTGGTTGCCACATTGCCTGATGGAAGAGTTGTTTTTGTCGTTATAAACGATCAAGATGGTTCAGGAGGCGTGAACTACGACGAGTTAGTGGAATTTTGCTTGCAAAAGGGTTTTTATTCTGCTATGAATCTTGACGGTGGTAGCTCGTCGGTAATGGTTGTTAAAAATCAAATAGTCAGTAGAATGTTCTCTGGTTGGGTTAGAAATATACCGGTATCATTGCTTGCAATACCGAAGGAATAA
- the fusA gene encoding elongation factor G: MESVMSKRKNVAIVGHTGSGKSLLLSAFLYNAKVFDRISIKQIDTDPIEEAKGSSVTSHVFSFNWKEDLFTAIDTPGFGDFIADVINAIFVCENVLSVINGVAGVEIQTERTWQIAEDFNRPVMVFVNQLDKERSSFENSVESLKSSFGAKVTPLVLPIGSESDFKGVVDLIKMKAFVYQNGKPSEIPIPDDLKKQADEMRLKMVEDIVESDDSLMEKYLEGQEISSEELIKALINAYKKRLVIPVFCGSAEKNIGIDVLLDYISQIGATPLDCPKYKAKLEDGTEIEVQVTPNEPFCAYNFKTIVDPFVGRVSYIKVIAGTIKPGDSYVNVNRGLTDKFGRLYRAMGKEQVEVEEAISGDIIVLPKLKEGGVGETLAHRDRKIMIIPPAFPEPMFSRSVNPKSKTDIDKISNGLSRLAETDPTFKWEYDPETGETVVSGIGTVHLDTMIERLKTIFGVDVEVGKPKIAYRETITKKVVAEYKHKKQTGGHGQYGHVKIEMEPLPRGAGFEFVDKIFGGAIPKNYIPAVEKGIIEAMKRGSLAGYPVVDVRVTLFDGSYHEVDSSDISFQIAAIQAFRKGMEEAKPVLLEPIMEVEVFCPDEVAGDVIGDITARRGRPQGMEPVGRGMSKIKAEVPLAEMLDFSGRLSGLTSGRGYFTMRFLKYQEVPPNIQEKIVQERKQEREKQNA; encoded by the coding sequence ATGGAATCGGTGATGAGCAAAAGAAAGAACGTAGCGATAGTTGGTCACACGGGATCTGGAAAATCTTTGCTTTTGTCAGCATTCCTTTACAACGCAAAAGTTTTTGACCGTATAAGCATCAAACAAATTGACACTGATCCGATCGAAGAAGCCAAAGGTTCCAGTGTTACCTCGCATGTTTTTTCTTTCAACTGGAAAGAAGATTTGTTCACGGCAATTGACACGCCTGGATTTGGAGATTTCATTGCCGACGTGATAAACGCCATCTTTGTGTGTGAAAATGTTTTGAGCGTTATAAACGGTGTTGCAGGAGTTGAGATTCAGACTGAAAGAACTTGGCAGATAGCGGAAGATTTCAACCGTCCTGTGATGGTTTTTGTGAATCAGCTTGACAAAGAAAGAAGCAGTTTTGAAAACTCTGTTGAAAGTTTGAAGTCATCCTTTGGCGCTAAAGTAACTCCGCTTGTTTTACCCATAGGATCGGAAAGCGATTTCAAAGGCGTTGTCGACCTCATCAAAATGAAAGCTTTTGTTTACCAAAACGGAAAACCAAGTGAAATCCCAATCCCCGATGATTTGAAAAAACAAGCAGATGAGATGAGGCTTAAGATGGTTGAGGACATAGTTGAATCCGACGACAGTTTGATGGAAAAATACTTGGAAGGTCAAGAGATTTCGTCTGAAGAATTAATCAAAGCACTGATCAATGCGTACAAAAAGAGATTGGTGATACCTGTTTTCTGTGGTTCTGCTGAAAAGAACATAGGAATCGATGTTTTGCTCGATTACATTTCCCAAATAGGTGCAACTCCTTTGGATTGTCCAAAGTACAAAGCAAAACTTGAAGACGGAACAGAAATAGAAGTTCAAGTTACACCAAATGAACCTTTCTGTGCTTACAATTTTAAAACAATCGTTGACCCGTTTGTTGGACGCGTGAGTTACATAAAGGTCATAGCCGGAACGATTAAGCCAGGCGACAGCTATGTGAACGTTAACAGAGGGTTGACGGACAAGTTTGGTAGACTCTACAGAGCGATGGGTAAAGAACAGGTAGAAGTTGAGGAAGCAATAAGTGGAGACATAATAGTTCTTCCAAAGCTTAAAGAAGGTGGGGTAGGCGAAACCCTTGCGCACAGAGACAGAAAGATCATGATAATTCCACCTGCCTTCCCAGAACCGATGTTTTCAAGATCTGTTAACCCCAAGTCCAAGACGGACATAGACAAGATAAGCAATGGATTGTCAAGGTTAGCGGAAACCGATCCAACTTTCAAGTGGGAATACGATCCTGAAACTGGTGAAACCGTTGTGTCAGGTATAGGGACAGTCCATCTGGATACGATGATAGAGAGATTGAAAACCATCTTCGGCGTAGACGTTGAAGTTGGTAAGCCGAAGATTGCCTACAGAGAGACGATCACAAAGAAAGTTGTTGCTGAGTATAAACACAAAAAGCAAACAGGTGGTCACGGTCAGTATGGACATGTGAAAATTGAAATGGAACCGCTTCCAAGAGGAGCAGGCTTTGAATTTGTAGACAAAATCTTTGGAGGAGCTATTCCGAAGAACTACATACCGGCAGTTGAAAAAGGAATCATAGAAGCCATGAAACGTGGTTCACTCGCTGGTTATCCTGTGGTTGATGTGAGAGTGACTTTGTTTGATGGTTCTTATCACGAAGTCGACTCCTCGGATATTTCATTCCAGATAGCTGCAATTCAAGCCTTTAGAAAGGGTATGGAAGAAGCAAAGCCAGTTTTGCTGGAGCCAATAATGGAGGTTGAAGTTTTCTGCCCAGACGAAGTTGCCGGTGATGTCATAGGGGATATAACTGCTAGAAGGGGTAGACCGCAAGGTATGGAACCAGTTGGACGCGGAATGTCAAAGATAAAAGCCGAGGTTCCTCTTGCAGAAATGCTGGACTTTTCAGGCAGATTGTCTGGTTTGACAAGTGGTCGTGGATACTTCACGATGAGGTTTTTGAAATACCAAGAAGTACCACCAAACATTCAGGAAAAAATAGTCCAAGAAAGGAAGCAGGAAAGAGAAAAACAAAACGCTTGA